The DNA region TTACAATTAGAAAATAATACTTTAGAGCAATTTTTAGGAAGAAAACCTAAAACAGTAAAGCAATATTTAACAGAGGTTTATAGTTAACTATGAATCGTAAAGATTTTATAATAAATTTAGGCTTAACAAGCGCAGCAATACCAATGGTAACTTCTTTAAATTCTTTAGAAAAATTATCTAGTACGTTTAAATCTACAAAACGAATGCCTGTCTTTTTTTTAGGACACGGTTCGCCTATGAACGGAATTGAGGATAATCAATTTGTTCAAGGATTTAAAAAACAAGGAGAATTATTAGAAAAACCAAACTCAATTATTGTTATATCGGCACATTGGGAAACAAAAGGAACAAAAGTGACTGCAATGGAGTTTCCAAAGACGATTCATGATTTTGGAGGTTTTCCTAAAGCGCTTTATGAAGTACAATATCCTGCTCCAGGACATCCAGAATTGGCTAAGGAGATTTCTACCATAGTACAACCTGAAGATACAGTACATTTAGACCATCAATGGGGATTAGATCATGGTGCTTGGACCGTAGTAAAACATATGTTTCCAAAAGCAGATGTGCCTGTTATACAGTTAAGTTTAGATTTCACACTAAACGGACAACAGCATTTTGATTTAGCACAACAGTTAAACCGATTAAGAGATAAAGGAGTTTTAATTGTAGGTAGTGGTAATATGGTGCATAATTTAAGACGTTTAGAATGGTCAAAAATTAATGATAATTATGGTTACGATTGGGCAATAGAAGCTAATACAAAAATGAAAGAATGGATTTTAAGTAGTAACCATAAACAGTTAATAGATTTTAAAAATCAAACGCAAGCATTTAATTTAGCCATACCAACACCAGAACATTATTTACCATTAATTTATGTAATGGCTATGGCAAACAATAAAGATGAAAAACTACTATTTAACGATCAGTATTTAGGAGGATCTTTATCTATGACTAGTGTAAAAATTGGTTAGATTTAATTTTAATTTTTAGTATAAAAAAGCAAGTTATAACAGCTTGCTTTTTTTATTTCAATTCAATTGAAGATAATAACTATATTTACACTTTAAAACTTTATTTATAGTTTTAAATCGCTAATAATCAATCATCAAAAAATCATCTTCATGAAAATTCTAAAAAAAATCTTTAAGGTTTTTTTAGCCTTAATCTTACTATTAGTTCTATCGCTTTTAATTATTGTAGCTGTAGATAATAACAATACAAGTTATTTAAAAGTAAATAACAATCCAACAGCAAAAAATAACTCTTACATTATAAAGAACGTAAATGTTATCCCAATGCATATAGATACTGTTTTGACAAATAAAATGGTATATGTAAAAGAAGGTGTAATCCAACAAATAGCAGATCATATAAAAGTTGAAAACATAGAAATTTTTGATGGGCAACAAAAGTATTTGTCGCCAGGTTTAATAGATATGCACGTTCATATTTGGGATAAATATGAGCTTGGACTGTATCTTTCTAACGGTGTAACATCAGTTAGAAATGTTTGGGGAATGCCAATGCATCTAAGATTTAAAGAGTTAATAAATAAAGACGAAATTTTAGCACCTAACTTTTATACAACGGGACCAAAATTAACAGGACCAGAATTTATAGGTGACGATAACTTAAACTTGATATCGCCAGAGCAAGCCAAAGAAAATATAAAACGATACAAAGAAAAAGGGTATGATTTTATAAAAACTTACTATGGGTTATCTGAAGATATTTTTGATGCAGTTTTAGAACAAACACAAGCATCGGATATGGATATTGTGGCTCATCCATCACAAAAAGTGCCTTATAGTTATCATTTTAATCCGCAGATTAAATCTATTGAACATGCAGAAGATATTGTACAACAACCTTTAGAATATACTTTAGACACGGTAAAGTTAAAAGCGGTTATTAGTAATTTTTCAAATCATAAAAACACGCACTTTTGTCCAACATTAACCGTTTACAATAACATTTATCAAATGATTATTGATGATCAAATTTTATCTTCAGAAGGACTAGCTTACATGAATCCTTTACTGAAAGAAGTAGATAGTAAAGCACAATTTGATAGATGGCAAAACACTAAATTAAGAGATGAAAACATTGAAACCACTATCAAGAAACAACATGATTTTCATTTAAAAATTATAAAAGAACTTAATAATGCTGATGGTGTAATTATTTGTGGTACCGATGCTGGAATTGGCGTCACTTTACCAGGCTTTTCCTTACATAAGGAATTAGCATTTTATAAAGAGGCAGGATTATCAAATTACGAAGTGTTAAAAACCGCTACAATAAATGCCTCAAAAACACACAAAATAATGAATAATTTAGGAAGTATTGAAGTTGGTAAAACAGCAAACTTTATACTTACTAAAGATAATCCATTATCAGATTTGTCAACGCTACAAAAACCAAGTTTAGTCTTTATAAGAGGAAGAAAATTAGATAGACAACAACTTAACAACTTTAACCAAAAAGCAAAAAACCGAAGTAATTTAATAGCTACGGGTTTACGTTACGCAGAAAATATGTTATTTGAAATGTAAATTAATTTAACAGCCTTTAACATAAAAAATGATAATTAATTTAAAAGCATTAATTTAATAGGAAACAAAAATAAACCTATTAAATATGAAATCTGAGTACACCAAATTTTTATTAATGCTTATCTGTTCTGCAATTTCAATGTACATTACTATGTACTTTAATACATATCAACTTGATCACGTATTTTTTAGTTGGACACGAATGTATATGACATTTATAGGTATTGGAGGAATGTCTATAATTATGTTTTTATTCATGCAACATATGTATAAAAATAAATCTAAAAATATAATAATAGTTTTAGGTAGTTTGTTTCTAATGGCAGTATCTACTTTTATGGTAAGAAATCAGATACCTGTAAATGACGTTAAGTGGATGAAAGCTATGATTCCTCATCATTCGATTGCAATTCTTACAAGTAATAATGCCAATTTTAAAGATCCTGAAGTAAAAAAATTAGCAGAAGAAATTATAAAAGCTCAAGAGAAAGAAATAAAACAGATGAAAGCAATGATAAAACGATTGGAAGAAAAAAAGTGATCATCTTTTTAGGGTAAAATGTCCACTATAATATTCATTATTAGGGATTTCTAATAAAAACCAGTAATCATCTGTAGGTAAATATTGATTATTATATGTGCCGTCCCAACCTATATTGTTTAAAGGGTTAAAAGAGTAAATTAGTTTTCCAAACCTGTTATATATTGATAAAACTGGATTACCGTTATTTAAATCTAAACCTTTAACATTCCAAAAATCATTAATATTATCATTGTTAGGAGTAAAGTATTTAGGAAATCCAATTACTTTAATAGGTATACTTAGGTTATTACAATTAAATTCATCTTTTATATAAATAGTATGATTTCCAGGACTTACATTTACAAAATAATTAGAAGATTGAAAATTTCCATTTGGATCATCGATTGCAAATAGATAATCTTCATTTAAATTGTCAAGAAGTATAGTTATATTATAGTCTTCTATTATTACGTCTTGTATTATTGGTGCAGCTATATTATTTACTGTTATATTTATAATTTTGTTACAATTAGTTATGTTGTTAATCACAGAAACACTATAATTACCAGGATTAGTTATGCTGATATTAGATGTAGTTTGATTTGTATTCCATGAAAATGAATAATCATTAATCAAATTGTAATCAATACCAGAATCTATAGTAATTGGGTAATTAGAACCACAAACTTCAATAACTTGATTTTCTAAATAGGGGAAATCGTTTACAGTTAATTGTAAGAAACCTGTCCCGTAACAAACATTATTGTTTTTAATATCAATAATAATATTTGAGTTATTCGCTTCATAAGAATCAGGTAATTGGTTTGTCATATTGTAGGCATCATCAAGATTCTCATAAAAATTAATTGTTATTTGTCCTTGTAAATTAACTGTATTTAGAATTTGATTTCTAATTTCATTTAAATTAAAAAGACCTGTGTTTGTATAGTCTATATCACATGATTCTAAATAAAATTGGCCTAAGTTTATAGCTTGAGTAGTTTTTAATCTAACATTTACAATATTGTAACAGTTTGTATTAGGTGTTACTACCTTAGCATAAATTAATTCGTTATTAAATTGGTTTTCGTAAATATTTGGTAATGCAGATGTATTATTTATATCATTAATCGCCTCGTTTAATGAGTTGTAATAAAACACATTAAAGTTACTCGTGGAATTTGTAACTAAATAGGGATTAGCAGATTGTAAATTAAATTGTGTAATGCCGTCATTACTATTATTGTCGTATAGATCACATTCGGTTAACTCATATTCATTTTGAATAACTTGAGGCGCTTCAACAATTTGTACTTGTTTAATTAGAGGCTCATAATCTATGCCATTAATTGTCATTGTTAAACTAACGGTGTAAATGCCTGCTTGAGAATAATTATGAATCGGTTCTTCTAAGTTTGATGTAGTTCCGTCTCCAAAATCCCAAAAGACAGAATCATAAGGATCTTCTGAAGTGATTAGGAAATGAGTGCTTTCATTTAAACAAACATTTTCATAATTAAAAGAAAATTTAAAAATTGATTGAATAAAAGGAGGAAGACCTATTTGAGCAGTTTTGTTATTTAAAAACACCGAATTGTGACTGTAGTTACAACTTGACGAAAGTACGTTTGGATTATTAATTACAGAAAGATGAGTACCAGAACCAAAAATTACATATCCTGCTCTGTAAATTTTACCGTCTATTGCAAGTTGTAAAGCACCAGCGACGTTTGTTGATGTGTTTATAATTAGTTTACTGTTAGGAATGTTGTTAGACTCTAGATTATATTGTAAAAGATCACTGCTTATAAATATATTATCTATATCAAATTTAGAAGCTGTTACATATAATATTTTTGAATTAGGAGAAAACTCAACACCATAAGGGTAAGTGTTATCCAAAATCAATTCTTCATTAGTCACATATCCAGTAGAATTATTAAAATCATATATTAGTACTTTTCCTGATTTTCTTTGTCCTGTTGTAGGACTTCCTAATGAGGTAGAGCTATGCGCTATTGCAATTTTTTTGCCATCAGGAGACACTTTTAAATAACCAATAGCTGTAATATTGGCGCCATCATCATTAATTCTAGGAAATACCGTTTGGGTTACTGTAGATACAACAGGAGAAGTTTCTACACCATTAGGTGTAACTAAAAAGGAATAGAATTTATTCATAAATTGGGTAATTACCCAAACATCTAAACCATTATCATGCGATACAGCGGTTAATTTTTCAGAATTTTTATACTCGTTTTGCTCTGCATCATTTGGATTATAAGTAATTAGATGAGTATTTTTAGTAGAAACTATTATATCTCCATAACCATTATTTAGTTGCATATCTACTTCAGAAAAATTTAAACCATCTATAGGATCGTTTGGTGTTAAAAAATAACTAGGTTTATCTGTAGTGAAAATGTAAAATTTAGAAGAAGATCCAGGCTTGGGAATTATAATAGCAGATTCTGTACTTGAACTATCACCCATTAAACCAGTACCATTAGGCATAATATTATGATTTCTATCATAAACAGTCTTTCCATCTGTATAGAATAATAGATTTCCTAATGGGTCAGATATTGTTGCGCAACCTTCTTTTGTATTTAAAGCTCCATCAATTAAAGGAGTAGGATTGGAGGAATTAAAGTTTAAACCTGCATTATCTCCAAAATACCAGTTAGCAGATTCATTTTGAGAATGAACCGTAGCGGTGAATAGAATTACTATACACCATTTAAATATGTTAGTTTTTATAAGCAATGAAAAAATTAATATACATAAAGGTAATTAAAATTCATTTAGTTCATCTAATTTATTATTATAATCATACTGTAAATCTTCGTGTAGATTTTTTACTTTCTTTTTAATTGCTATAATATTTCTGTCGTAAAGATTGGTCAACGTCGTGTTTCTAGATATTGAAGGCGTCATAGCATTTAATTTTTGACAGAAATATAAAAGAAGTTCAACTTCAGTTTCTTTGTTAAGTGAGTAACGGATGTACTTTTTTGTATTACGTAATATTTTTCTAACGCTTTTCTTTATGTAAAAAAAGCTACTCGTGTTAATTTGGTCAAACTGTTCATCAATTTCAGTTTTTATAGTTTCGATATAGCCAGCTTCGTAATCTGCTTCAAAAAGTAAGTAGGTAAGTAATTCTTTATTTTCTTTTTTAAATCTAGATAAACGTAGACAAAGCTCGGCTAATTCTTCGTTAGATTTATGTTTTAATTCTTTACGTATGTTGGCAACAGTAGCAGATTTCATCTATATTTTGTAGTGTTTTCTAATTGTGTTTTTAACTCTAAAAAGTCTATAAATACCAATTAATAAAATTACTGGAGCAATACAAATTAGTAAAACACCATATGTTCTAATGTCTGCAAATACATCTAATTTAATAATCGTAACGCCTGTACCTAAAATAACCAGAAAAGTTCTAAAGTAGGCTAAAAAAGTTCGTTCGTTAGCTAGTTTTGTACGTTCTATAGCTAACCAATCTCTAGTGGTTAAATCGGTATTGTTATTAGTCATATTACTTAGAAAAGATTAAATATAACTATTTAGACTTAAACATATTAACATAATTTAATATATGTTTATTATTAGTTTAACTCTAGGTTGATAATAAGTGAGTTACCTTTAATAAATAACCAATTAAAATTTAATTATGCCTTTTATTACAAATGAAAATACAGAAGAAATCGTAGATATTTTTTATGAAGATTATGGTGAAGGACAACCAGTTATTCTAATTCACGGTTGGCCACTTAGTAGAAAATCTTGGGAACATCAAGTATGGAAAATTGTTGAAGCTGGTTACCGTTGTATATCTTATGATAGACGTGGATTTGGGATTAGTTCTTTTCCTTGGAATGGTTACGATTACTCTTCATTAGCTAGTGATTTAAATGAAATTATCACACAATTAGAATTAGAAAATGCCATTATTGTTGGTTTTTCTATGGGTGGAGGAGAAGTTGTTAGGTATTGTACCGATTACGGAACCAAAAACATTGAAAAAGCAGCATTAATAAGTAGCATTATTCCTTTAGTTAAACAAAAAGAAGACAAT from Mesoflavibacter profundi includes:
- the ygiD gene encoding 4,5-DOPA-extradiol-dioxygenase, translated to MNRKDFIINLGLTSAAIPMVTSLNSLEKLSSTFKSTKRMPVFFLGHGSPMNGIEDNQFVQGFKKQGELLEKPNSIIVISAHWETKGTKVTAMEFPKTIHDFGGFPKALYEVQYPAPGHPELAKEISTIVQPEDTVHLDHQWGLDHGAWTVVKHMFPKADVPVIQLSLDFTLNGQQHFDLAQQLNRLRDKGVLIVGSGNMVHNLRRLEWSKINDNYGYDWAIEANTKMKEWILSSNHKQLIDFKNQTQAFNLAIPTPEHYLPLIYVMAMANNKDEKLLFNDQYLGGSLSMTSVKIG
- a CDS encoding amidohydrolase family protein codes for the protein MKILKKIFKVFLALILLLVLSLLIIVAVDNNNTSYLKVNNNPTAKNNSYIIKNVNVIPMHIDTVLTNKMVYVKEGVIQQIADHIKVENIEIFDGQQKYLSPGLIDMHVHIWDKYELGLYLSNGVTSVRNVWGMPMHLRFKELINKDEILAPNFYTTGPKLTGPEFIGDDNLNLISPEQAKENIKRYKEKGYDFIKTYYGLSEDIFDAVLEQTQASDMDIVAHPSQKVPYSYHFNPQIKSIEHAEDIVQQPLEYTLDTVKLKAVISNFSNHKNTHFCPTLTVYNNIYQMIIDDQILSSEGLAYMNPLLKEVDSKAQFDRWQNTKLRDENIETTIKKQHDFHLKIIKELNNADGVIICGTDAGIGVTLPGFSLHKELAFYKEAGLSNYEVLKTATINASKTHKIMNNLGSIEVGKTANFILTKDNPLSDLSTLQKPSLVFIRGRKLDRQQLNNFNQKAKNRSNLIATGLRYAENMLFEM
- a CDS encoding DUF305 domain-containing protein, translated to MKSEYTKFLLMLICSAISMYITMYFNTYQLDHVFFSWTRMYMTFIGIGGMSIIMFLFMQHMYKNKSKNIIIVLGSLFLMAVSTFMVRNQIPVNDVKWMKAMIPHHSIAILTSNNANFKDPEVKKLAEEIIKAQEKEIKQMKAMIKRLEEKK
- a CDS encoding T9SS type B sorting domain-containing protein, whose protein sequence is MLIKTNIFKWCIVILFTATVHSQNESANWYFGDNAGLNFNSSNPTPLIDGALNTKEGCATISDPLGNLLFYTDGKTVYDRNHNIMPNGTGLMGDSSSTESAIIIPKPGSSSKFYIFTTDKPSYFLTPNDPIDGLNFSEVDMQLNNGYGDIIVSTKNTHLITYNPNDAEQNEYKNSEKLTAVSHDNGLDVWVITQFMNKFYSFLVTPNGVETSPVVSTVTQTVFPRINDDGANITAIGYLKVSPDGKKIAIAHSSTSLGSPTTGQRKSGKVLIYDFNNSTGYVTNEELILDNTYPYGVEFSPNSKILYVTASKFDIDNIFISSDLLQYNLESNNIPNSKLIINTSTNVAGALQLAIDGKIYRAGYVIFGSGTHLSVINNPNVLSSSCNYSHNSVFLNNKTAQIGLPPFIQSIFKFSFNYENVCLNESTHFLITSEDPYDSVFWDFGDGTTSNLEEPIHNYSQAGIYTVSLTMTINGIDYEPLIKQVQIVEAPQVIQNEYELTECDLYDNNSNDGITQFNLQSANPYLVTNSTSNFNVFYYNSLNEAINDINNTSALPNIYENQFNNELIYAKVVTPNTNCYNIVNVRLKTTQAINLGQFYLESCDIDYTNTGLFNLNEIRNQILNTVNLQGQITINFYENLDDAYNMTNQLPDSYEANNSNIIIDIKNNNVCYGTGFLQLTVNDFPYLENQVIEVCGSNYPITIDSGIDYNLINDYSFSWNTNQTTSNISITNPGNYSVSVINNITNCNKIINITVNNIAAPIIQDVIIEDYNITILLDNLNEDYLFAIDDPNGNFQSSNYFVNVSPGNHTIYIKDEFNCNNLSIPIKVIGFPKYFTPNNDNINDFWNVKGLDLNNGNPVLSIYNRFGKLIYSFNPLNNIGWDGTYNNQYLPTDDYWFLLEIPNNEYYSGHFTLKR
- a CDS encoding DUF202 domain-containing protein; this encodes MTNNNTDLTTRDWLAIERTKLANERTFLAYFRTFLVILGTGVTIIKLDVFADIRTYGVLLICIAPVILLIGIYRLFRVKNTIRKHYKI